From Klebsiella electrica, the proteins below share one genomic window:
- a CDS encoding small membrane protein — protein sequence MALQTWLALLLCLFFFGISVYSFISYIKDRRKQKIPFADRKMRRK from the coding sequence ATGGCTTTGCAAACGTGGCTGGCTTTATTGCTATGCCTGTTTTTCTTCGGCATCTCCGTTTATAGCTTTATTTCTTACATAAAAGACAGAAGAAAACAGAAAATCCCCTTCGCCGACCGAAAAATGCGAAGGAAATAA
- a CDS encoding helix-turn-helix transcriptional regulator, protein MRKISIAIISRNTFLKASLMAIVNDLTRTRDDLTIRFSGHSSELSAADIIIAEILPGEIHLCNTSIKNRKQNSSVIILHSYDELPEKTRIVNCLKDVTFVPVKAVNIDSMREIIARALKKNEQPESKRAVDSASICANCPHKSLSPSQVVVAHGLMNGFDIGKISALHQISPKTVIYHKNQIMEKYGLNNHHDFFQFISVLKERG, encoded by the coding sequence ATGAGAAAAATAAGCATCGCGATTATCAGCCGAAACACCTTCCTCAAGGCGTCGCTAATGGCAATTGTCAACGATCTCACCCGGACCCGCGACGACCTGACCATCAGGTTTAGCGGTCACTCAAGCGAATTGTCCGCTGCGGACATTATCATCGCTGAGATTCTCCCGGGTGAGATTCATCTCTGTAATACCAGTATTAAAAACCGTAAACAAAACAGTTCGGTCATCATTTTGCATAGTTATGATGAGCTGCCGGAAAAGACGCGGATCGTCAATTGCCTGAAAGACGTTACCTTCGTTCCGGTCAAAGCGGTCAATATTGACAGCATGCGTGAAATTATTGCCAGGGCGCTAAAGAAGAATGAACAGCCGGAATCAAAACGGGCGGTCGATTCAGCATCAATATGCGCCAACTGCCCGCACAAAAGCCTGTCGCCTTCGCAGGTCGTCGTTGCCCATGGTCTGATGAATGGTTTTGATATTGGTAAAATTTCCGCACTGCACCAGATTAGCCCGAAGACCGTTATTTATCATAAGAACCAGATCATGGAAAAATATGGACTGAATAATCATCATGACTTCTTTCAGTTCATTAGCGTGTTAAAAGAGCGCGGATAA